Proteins found in one Paenibacillus sp. FSL R10-2782 genomic segment:
- the terL gene encoding phage terminase large subunit, producing the protein MSELSQKLPTLDEVRAARAYTDFSYFMDYDSNGMDKPGAHLDLLDATLQRVSTGELKRVIVTMPPRHGKSERVSKKFPAWHVGRNPDDEIIVASYSIDLSRGFSRIARDTLTANQGVFDQCLDKNNQSSESWSLQDHRGGVTAAGVGGSITGKGAKIAIIDDPVKNSEEANSEVMREKVWEWYRSTLYTRLTPDGRIIVVMTRWHEDDLVGRLLKEEQDAIKNGTHKGDRWTVINFPAVAEEEDVLGRKPGEPLWAEFGFDSHRLEQIKHDVGSYVFSALYQQRPSAAGGTIFQRKHFRYFRFERIHNIEYVVLSDGRRFVGNACWMFQTVDTANSEKTINDYFAVTTIMVTPDRDILVRDVYRTHIEGPEQKGLMKQMEMRYKPKFQAIEDKTFGTNLIQECKRDGMTILPVKVDKDKVTRSLPIAARYELGKVFHREDGAWLDDFEAELLSFPKGKHDDQVDTMSMTGELVHTISNHQESAWSANPESIPERASNFDSDDDDDDDPIAQHFW; encoded by the coding sequence ACTACCGACTCTGGATGAGGTGAGAGCTGCCCGTGCATACACCGACTTTTCATACTTTATGGATTATGACAGCAATGGAATGGACAAGCCTGGTGCTCATTTGGATTTACTTGATGCCACTTTACAACGAGTTAGTACGGGTGAGTTGAAACGGGTCATTGTCACTATGCCGCCCCGGCATGGTAAATCGGAACGGGTGAGCAAGAAGTTCCCGGCATGGCATGTAGGGCGTAACCCAGATGATGAAATTATTGTTGCTTCATACAGTATTGATCTCTCCAGAGGGTTCAGCCGTATTGCCCGTGACACTCTAACAGCTAATCAAGGCGTTTTTGACCAGTGCCTTGATAAGAACAACCAGTCCAGTGAATCGTGGTCATTACAAGATCACAGGGGCGGTGTAACGGCTGCTGGTGTTGGTGGATCTATCACGGGTAAAGGTGCGAAGATAGCGATCATCGATGACCCGGTGAAAAATAGCGAAGAAGCCAATTCGGAAGTTATGCGTGAGAAGGTATGGGAGTGGTACCGATCTACACTGTACACCCGTCTTACTCCTGACGGTCGGATTATAGTGGTGATGACGCGCTGGCATGAGGATGATCTTGTAGGGCGGTTATTGAAAGAGGAACAAGACGCTATTAAGAACGGAACGCATAAAGGTGATCGCTGGACGGTTATCAACTTCCCAGCTGTTGCAGAGGAAGAGGATGTACTAGGTCGCAAGCCAGGTGAACCTTTATGGGCTGAATTTGGATTTGATTCTCATAGACTTGAGCAAATCAAGCATGATGTTGGTTCCTACGTGTTCAGTGCCTTGTATCAGCAGCGACCATCTGCTGCGGGAGGGACGATTTTTCAACGTAAACATTTCCGATATTTCCGATTTGAGCGGATTCACAATATAGAATACGTTGTTCTCTCGGATGGACGCCGTTTCGTAGGCAATGCTTGTTGGATGTTCCAGACCGTGGATACCGCGAACAGCGAAAAGACGATCAATGACTATTTTGCTGTTACCACCATCATGGTTACACCTGATCGGGATATATTAGTACGGGATGTGTATCGCACTCATATAGAGGGTCCGGAACAAAAAGGCTTGATGAAACAAATGGAGATGAGGTACAAACCCAAATTTCAGGCTATTGAGGACAAGACGTTTGGTACTAACCTGATTCAAGAATGCAAGCGTGATGGTATGACCATACTGCCTGTAAAAGTGGACAAGGATAAGGTTACTCGTTCCCTGCCTATCGCTGCTAGGTATGAGTTAGGGAAGGTATTCCACCGGGAGGATGGAGCGTGGCTCGATGATTTTGAAGCGGAGTTGCTTAGCTTCCCTAAGGGAAAACATGATGATCAGGTGGATACGATGTCAATGACCGGGGAACTGGTACACACTATAAGTAATCATCAGGAGTCGGCGTGGAGTGCTAATCCTGAATCAATCCCAGAGCGGGCTTCAAACTTTGATTCAGACGACGACGATGATGACGATCCAATAGCACAACACTTTTGGTAA
- a CDS encoding Mu-like prophage major head subunit gpT family protein — translation MQTALRWDPRVLEPIFKELYKMETANKKDFIPLLYNVTNSTKAMESYNGVGGEGLMEEWGHSNNQVYYEDVAQLWQKIIKNRKFSDGRIIDRDFIDDLQLTEIKRRITSLADAVYKTRQLQAVEFLNNGFDATGANWRGRTESYLGPDGKPLFAADHPYSPTNSTDVQGNLGNSPLTIDAWDDTAVAMQEWRDDKGNPMAVIPDTLIVAPYNARAAFKIAGLPDADLPKYEPGSNNFDANMYMGNIKVIVNPFIHPSKRKNWYAADSARLRQFNMWQERRKVENGTMTDFDTEAAKYKAIGRWAYGFVNYSFIYGHKVD, via the coding sequence ATGCAGACAGCATTGAGATGGGACCCGCGTGTCCTAGAACCGATCTTCAAAGAGTTGTACAAAATGGAGACGGCAAACAAGAAAGACTTTATTCCACTGCTTTACAACGTGACCAACTCCACGAAGGCTATGGAGTCTTACAACGGAGTTGGCGGTGAGGGTCTTATGGAAGAATGGGGCCACTCGAATAACCAGGTCTACTATGAGGACGTAGCCCAGCTCTGGCAGAAGATCATCAAAAACCGTAAGTTTTCGGATGGCCGTATTATTGATCGGGATTTCATCGACGATTTGCAGCTTACAGAGATCAAACGCCGGATTACATCCCTGGCTGATGCAGTATATAAGACCCGTCAGCTCCAAGCTGTAGAGTTCCTGAATAACGGCTTCGACGCCACGGGAGCGAACTGGCGCGGTCGCACAGAAAGCTATCTTGGCCCTGATGGTAAGCCGTTGTTTGCTGCGGACCATCCGTACAGTCCAACGAATAGCACGGACGTGCAAGGGAACTTGGGTAATAGCCCTCTGACTATTGATGCATGGGATGATACAGCCGTAGCCATGCAAGAGTGGAGAGACGATAAAGGCAATCCGATGGCGGTGATCCCTGATACGTTGATCGTAGCACCGTATAATGCGCGTGCAGCCTTCAAGATTGCTGGATTGCCGGATGCGGATTTGCCGAAGTATGAGCCAGGCAGCAATAACTTTGATGCCAACATGTATATGGGTAACATCAAAGTTATCGTCAATCCGTTTATTCATCCGTCCAAGCGAAAGAACTGGTATGCTGCCGACTCTGCTCGCCTGCGCCAGTTCAATATGTGGCAAGAACGTCGGAAGGTTGAAAATGGCACAATGACGGACTTCGACACAGAAGCTGCAAAGTACAAAGCTATTGGCCGTTGGGCTTACGGCTTCGTGAACTATTCCTTCATTTATGGTCATAAGGTGGACTAG
- a CDS encoding pyocin knob domain-containing protein, which yields MSRYPWRDTSSDIAGGQPPQWETPGGAQAKADKAEEESKKYTDEKNADFTAHVQNVVIHVTQSDKDNWNSKASGVHTHANATPTTPGFESAADKAKLDGIEAGANNYVHPVTHPPSIIVQDTSNRFVTDAEKAAWDAKAETTTASPAARGLMSSADKSKLDGIESGAEVNQNAFATIKAPGQGDVIAGSKQETINFAGGTGITVTTDPASKKVMITATGEATPGPHASSHITGGTDIIPDAVTGAASGLMSGADANFVRNTGETKTGAQSKADAAKDNAIASSKVYTDAEVQALSTTIAEKTQDASLTKKGVVQLSKAVNGTRDDIAATESAVSSAYGLANSAYRYRGNAPANWNDATLSGGYNVALSAWTGYSNYPSGAYTYGKLIVNSDYGARVQMYVSHDSPGRVYFRISFNDTDWREWTEIFMTRGGDITGAFNIISNGGGNLALVGTDHVYMRFYRSGLANGRSGYFGYQDSRATAITLHNEVGDIKFTTSSGSTVVSDLVEMYRGVGSPEGVITAPVGALYRNRVGGAGSTLYIKESGSGNTGWRAV from the coding sequence ATGAGCAGATACCCCTGGAGGGATACAAGTAGTGATATAGCTGGCGGACAGCCGCCGCAATGGGAAACGCCGGGAGGCGCACAGGCGAAGGCTGACAAGGCGGAGGAAGAGTCCAAGAAGTATACGGATGAGAAGAACGCCGACTTCACTGCACACGTTCAGAATGTGGTTATCCATGTGACTCAATCCGATAAGGATAACTGGAATAGTAAGGCTTCTGGTGTTCACACCCATGCCAACGCAACGCCAACGACTCCAGGATTCGAGTCCGCAGCTGATAAGGCCAAACTGGATGGGATCGAAGCAGGGGCAAACAACTATGTGCATCCAGTTACGCATCCACCGTCTATTATTGTTCAAGATACATCTAATCGCTTCGTGACAGATGCAGAGAAAGCTGCGTGGGATGCCAAGGCGGAAACGACAACAGCATCACCAGCAGCTAGAGGGCTTATGTCTTCTGCGGACAAGAGTAAACTGGACGGTATTGAGTCAGGCGCGGAAGTCAATCAGAATGCTTTCGCTACGATTAAAGCACCAGGGCAGGGAGATGTAATTGCTGGCTCCAAGCAGGAGACAATTAACTTTGCAGGTGGTACCGGAATCACGGTCACAACTGATCCGGCAAGCAAGAAGGTTATGATCACGGCAACCGGGGAAGCTACACCTGGGCCGCACGCATCGTCTCATATCACAGGAGGCACAGACATTATCCCTGATGCTGTAACAGGTGCCGCGTCTGGCCTTATGAGTGGTGCGGATGCCAATTTTGTGCGCAATACTGGTGAAACCAAGACAGGAGCGCAATCTAAGGCTGACGCAGCCAAAGATAACGCTATTGCATCGTCGAAGGTTTATACTGATGCGGAAGTGCAAGCGTTAAGCACTACGATAGCCGAGAAGACACAGGATGCTTCTTTAACTAAAAAGGGTGTTGTCCAACTCTCCAAGGCTGTTAACGGGACACGGGATGATATAGCGGCTACAGAGAGTGCGGTAAGTTCTGCGTATGGCCTGGCAAATAGCGCATATCGCTATCGAGGCAATGCACCAGCAAATTGGAATGATGCCACGCTATCTGGTGGTTATAATGTGGCTCTTTCCGCATGGACAGGTTATTCGAACTATCCGTCCGGGGCTTACACGTATGGAAAGCTTATTGTGAACAGTGATTATGGTGCTCGTGTGCAAATGTATGTCTCTCACGACAGCCCGGGCCGCGTATACTTCCGTATTTCGTTCAATGATACCGACTGGAGAGAGTGGACGGAAATTTTCATGACTCGTGGTGGAGATATTACTGGTGCGTTTAACATCATATCCAATGGCGGTGGAAACTTAGCTTTAGTTGGTACAGATCATGTATATATGCGGTTCTATAGGTCTGGGTTGGCGAATGGTCGTAGCGGATATTTCGGTTACCAAGATAGTAGAGCAACTGCAATAACACTGCATAATGAGGTAGGAGATATTAAATTTACCACTTCTAGCGGCTCTACAGTAGTTAGCGATCTGGTAGAAATGTATAGAGGAGTAGGAAGCCCCGAGGGAGTGATCACTGCCCCTGTGGGTGCGCTTTATCGTAATAGAGTCGGAGGAGCTGGATCAACGCTCTACATTAAAGAGTCTGGATCAGGCAATACAGGATGGAGGGCTGTATAA
- a CDS encoding XkdX family protein has product MTFWSLAFKWNWVTAEKLKGAVITETNRFGEITPDEYKTITGIEFT; this is encoded by the coding sequence ATGACATTTTGGAGCCTTGCTTTTAAATGGAATTGGGTAACGGCAGAGAAATTAAAGGGTGCTGTAATTACAGAGACAAACCGTTTCGGGGAAATCACACCGGACGAATATAAGACCATCACAGGAATTGAATTCACATGA